Proteins encoded together in one Thermophilibacter immobilis window:
- a CDS encoding ABC transporter ATP-binding protein, giving the protein MIRIDRVSKSYDGGETLAVRDLSLEIRSGEIFGLLGPNGAGKSTLLNMLAGVLAPTSGTVELDGVDVVEEPLAAKRSLCFVSDSPDHLLRLKGHEFLRFIADVYQIPTEARAERIDRLAREYGMQDELDNQIQSYSHGMRQKMMVMGALLPDPAVWILDEPMTGLDPKASWLLKQSMRAHADAGKTVLFSTHVLDVAEKVVDRVGVIAKGELLFVGTVEEMRAHFHNSGSLEEMFLELTSGDSPFAPEPAEDVPACPSGAPEPPEVR; this is encoded by the coding sequence ATGATACGGATAGACCGCGTCAGCAAGAGCTACGACGGAGGGGAGACCCTCGCGGTCAGGGACCTCTCGCTCGAGATAAGAAGCGGTGAGATCTTCGGGCTGCTCGGCCCTAACGGGGCGGGGAAGTCAACGCTGCTCAACATGCTCGCGGGGGTGCTCGCCCCCACCTCGGGCACGGTCGAGCTCGATGGGGTTGACGTGGTCGAAGAGCCCCTTGCGGCCAAGCGGAGCCTCTGCTTCGTGAGCGACTCGCCCGACCACCTGCTGCGCCTCAAGGGCCACGAGTTCCTCCGCTTCATCGCCGACGTCTACCAGATTCCCACCGAGGCCCGCGCCGAGCGCATCGACCGCCTGGCCCGGGAGTACGGGATGCAGGACGAGCTGGACAACCAGATCCAGTCGTACTCCCACGGCATGCGCCAGAAGATGATGGTCATGGGCGCCCTCCTGCCCGACCCCGCCGTCTGGATTCTCGACGAGCCCATGACCGGGCTCGACCCCAAGGCGTCGTGGCTGCTCAAGCAGTCCATGCGCGCCCATGCCGACGCCGGGAAGACCGTGCTCTTCTCGACGCACGTCCTCGACGTGGCCGAGAAGGTCGTGGACCGCGTGGGGGTCATCGCCAAGGGGGAGCTGCTCTTTGTGGGCACCGTCGAGGAGATGCGCGCGCACTTTCACAACTCGGGCTCGCTCGAGGAGATGTTCCTCGAGCTCACCTCAGGAGACTCCCCGTTTGCGCCGGAGCCGGCCGAAGACGTCCCCGCTTGCCCGTCCGGTGCCCCCGAGCCCCCGGAGGTGCGCTAG
- a CDS encoding LysR family transcriptional regulator — MDTNIQKYQALVEAVRCGSFTRAAHNLSYSQSGVSRMIADLERDWGLRLVERGRAGVSPTGDGRQLMPLVEAVCEDYRRLTARASELRDLDAGTISVGTFSSVATYVLPPAIRRFQQEYSGIDYELLMGDYSEIERWVAEGRVDFGFLPYAPRTPGLVCEPLLSDELRVVMPEGHPLASHAAVRLEELLDDPFILLERSGDDEVTPLFERAGLSPRVRFTTWDDYAIMSMVENGLGLAVLPSLILSRAPYRIETRPLAEPVGRKISVVFRAGSLGVAARLFIDFLRARDAV; from the coding sequence GTGGACACCAACATCCAGAAGTACCAGGCGCTCGTCGAGGCCGTGCGCTGCGGTAGCTTCACGCGGGCCGCGCACAACCTCTCCTACAGTCAGTCGGGCGTGAGCCGTATGATTGCGGACCTCGAGCGCGACTGGGGCTTGCGCCTCGTGGAGCGCGGCCGCGCGGGAGTGAGCCCCACCGGGGACGGACGGCAGCTCATGCCCCTCGTCGAGGCCGTTTGCGAAGACTATCGTCGGCTGACGGCTCGCGCGTCCGAGCTGCGCGACCTGGACGCGGGCACCATCAGCGTGGGGACCTTCTCGAGCGTGGCCACCTACGTGCTGCCGCCCGCCATACGTCGGTTTCAGCAGGAGTATTCGGGCATCGACTACGAGCTCCTCATGGGGGACTACTCGGAGATCGAGCGCTGGGTCGCGGAGGGGCGTGTGGACTTTGGGTTTCTGCCGTACGCACCGCGTACGCCCGGGCTCGTCTGCGAGCCGCTCCTCTCCGACGAGCTGCGCGTCGTGATGCCCGAGGGGCATCCCCTCGCGTCTCATGCGGCGGTGAGGCTGGAGGAGCTTCTCGACGATCCGTTCATCTTGCTGGAGCGCTCCGGAGACGACGAGGTCACGCCGCTGTTCGAGCGCGCGGGACTTTCGCCGCGCGTGCGCTTTACCACCTGGGACGACTACGCGATCATGTCGATGGTCGAAAACGGCCTTGGCCTGGCTGTCCTTCCCTCGCTCATCTTGAGTCGCGCGCCCTATCGCATAGAGACGCGCCCGCTCGCCGAGCCTGTGGGGCGCAAGATCAGCGTGGTCTTTCGCGCGGGGTCCCTGGGGGTCGCCGCACGACTCTTCATCGATTTTCTGCGCGCCCGTGACGCAGTGTGA
- a CDS encoding asparaginase, with the protein MIATGGTIASTPEGAGLAPTATGRELAEKVPLLDTLCELDFVQPMNIDSTNMRPRDWMRMAHVIRKAYARYDGFVILHGTDTMAYTAAALSYLIQDSAKPIVLTGSQQPMASPFTDAKLNIYQSVLYACDEESHDVSVVFGGQVICGARARKQRTMSFNAFVSMNFPPLAYLRNDRIVRATDPHPEPRDQARKPRFYDDLDERVIVLKLTPELRPSIFELLKRDYDAVIVETFGIGGIPAYDRSYQEAIFDWVDSGRTLVITTQVPEEGLDLGIYEVGHAYAEKDGILTGDDMTTEALVAKTMWALGQTHDPAEVARLFYQPIGHDRETR; encoded by the coding sequence ATGATCGCCACCGGAGGAACGATCGCCTCCACCCCGGAGGGAGCGGGCCTTGCCCCCACGGCCACGGGCCGCGAGCTCGCCGAGAAGGTCCCCCTTCTTGACACTCTCTGCGAGCTGGACTTCGTTCAGCCCATGAACATCGACAGCACCAATATGCGCCCGCGCGACTGGATGCGCATGGCGCACGTCATCCGCAAGGCCTACGCGCGCTACGACGGCTTCGTCATCCTGCACGGCACCGACACCATGGCCTACACAGCCGCGGCCCTCTCCTACCTCATCCAGGACAGCGCGAAGCCCATCGTGCTCACAGGCTCGCAGCAGCCCATGGCCAGCCCCTTCACCGACGCCAAGCTCAACATCTACCAGTCAGTTCTCTATGCCTGCGACGAGGAGAGCCATGACGTGAGCGTCGTCTTTGGCGGACAGGTCATCTGCGGGGCGCGTGCCCGCAAGCAGCGCACGATGAGCTTCAACGCCTTCGTGAGCATGAACTTTCCGCCTCTGGCCTACCTGCGCAACGATCGCATCGTGCGCGCGACGGACCCCCACCCGGAACCTCGTGACCAGGCCCGCAAACCACGCTTCTACGACGACCTCGACGAGCGCGTCATCGTGCTCAAGCTCACGCCTGAGCTGCGCCCGAGCATCTTCGAGCTCCTCAAGCGCGACTATGACGCCGTGATCGTGGAGACCTTTGGCATCGGTGGCATCCCCGCCTATGACCGCTCTTACCAGGAGGCCATCTTTGACTGGGTAGATTCCGGGCGCACCCTCGTGATTACCACCCAGGTGCCCGAGGAGGGCCTGGACCTAGGAATCTACGAGGTCGGACACGCCTATGCGGAGAAGGACGGCATCCTCACCGGAGACGACATGACCACCGAGGCCCTCGTGGCCAAGACGATGTGGGCCCTCGGCCAGACGCATGACCCAGCCGAGGTGGCCCGCCTGTTCTACCAGCCCATCGGCCACGACCGAGAGACGCGGTAG
- a CDS encoding ABC transporter permease, with protein sequence MTRATVPDSFSWTQFRVLFRVIGRGEERIDAAGVGMSLGARGHGKRRLGAGLRRVMTLAAFLLLASLFFSMGLAMGFMGATPYAAFSFALVCFVVMTVFIGLYQAVNVLYFVRDLGYYLTLPLSSVTVMWAKLAHFLLMSTTNDLFVLPVGLGCLWALGAEPAAYVIMSVAFVLCALAVNLALVIICVPLMRFSRVARDKDRFSRAFGVLITVFALAVGVSSQFVFRGDGMGSLAAGAGSLASEGPSAVVMGLLCPPALVARLVIEGGPLEVAGGLVAMAALVALYAALLSLLARRWYFEGVQALQGAGGKRSSRRFEVSDLRAAVRTRGAFAANLARDWKMMARTPAFFNQFVLSPVLMPVYFVVIIVVSVVFGFSQAGDAGMDSDALLTMVPALTSAVTPGSEVLTWCALGVFGLAVFMGFSSYALVMAVSRDGEDFFYLRAMPMDWSAYLAAKLVPTTLMGAVPILVLMVALMVALRVPLVSVAYLATLYVAAIGALDLFSLGLGARFPRLHWENEAQLTKGGSAALIVYAGLLVAVLVMAVPALVAALPMLTGGVVAVPAAQAAALALQIGECVLAAWWALVRCAGPLGRREP encoded by the coding sequence ATGACGCGCGCGACAGTGCCTGACTCCTTCTCCTGGACCCAGTTCAGGGTGCTGTTCCGCGTGATCGGGAGGGGCGAGGAGAGGATTGACGCCGCGGGCGTGGGCATGTCGCTCGGGGCCAGGGGGCACGGGAAGAGACGCCTGGGCGCCGGCCTGCGCCGCGTGATGACGCTCGCCGCGTTCCTCCTGCTCGCATCGTTGTTCTTCTCCATGGGCCTGGCAATGGGCTTCATGGGCGCCACGCCCTACGCCGCGTTTTCCTTTGCCCTCGTCTGCTTCGTGGTCATGACGGTCTTCATCGGCCTCTACCAGGCCGTGAACGTGCTCTACTTTGTGCGCGACCTTGGTTACTACCTCACGCTGCCCCTCTCCTCCGTGACGGTGATGTGGGCCAAGCTGGCTCACTTCCTGCTCATGTCGACTACCAACGACCTGTTCGTCCTGCCCGTGGGGCTCGGGTGCCTGTGGGCTCTTGGGGCCGAGCCTGCGGCCTACGTCATCATGTCCGTCGCGTTTGTCCTGTGCGCGCTGGCGGTGAACCTCGCGCTGGTCATCATATGCGTGCCACTCATGCGCTTCTCGCGGGTCGCCCGCGACAAGGACAGGTTCTCGCGTGCGTTTGGGGTGCTGATCACGGTCTTCGCGCTGGCGGTAGGCGTCTCCAGCCAGTTCGTCTTCAGGGGTGACGGGATGGGGAGCCTGGCGGCCGGCGCGGGGTCCCTGGCCTCCGAGGGCCCGTCCGCCGTCGTCATGGGGCTTCTGTGCCCGCCGGCGCTCGTGGCGCGCCTGGTCATCGAGGGCGGGCCGCTTGAGGTGGCCGGGGGCCTTGTTGCCATGGCCGCCCTCGTGGCGCTTTACGCCGCGCTGCTCTCCCTTCTGGCGCGCCGCTGGTACTTCGAGGGCGTCCAGGCCCTCCAGGGCGCGGGCGGCAAGAGGAGCTCGCGTCGGTTCGAGGTCTCCGACCTGCGCGCCGCCGTCAGGACTCGGGGCGCGTTTGCGGCCAACCTCGCGCGAGACTGGAAGATGATGGCGCGCACCCCGGCCTTCTTCAACCAGTTCGTCCTGAGCCCGGTGCTCATGCCGGTCTACTTCGTCGTGATCATCGTCGTGTCCGTGGTGTTCGGCTTCTCTCAGGCGGGCGACGCCGGCATGGACTCCGACGCCCTGCTGACGATGGTGCCGGCCCTCACCTCTGCGGTAACCCCCGGCAGCGAGGTCCTCACCTGGTGCGCCCTCGGCGTCTTTGGCCTCGCGGTCTTCATGGGCTTCTCGTCGTATGCGCTCGTGATGGCGGTGAGCCGCGACGGCGAGGACTTCTTCTACCTGCGCGCCATGCCTATGGACTGGTCGGCCTACCTCGCCGCGAAGCTCGTGCCGACGACGCTCATGGGCGCGGTCCCCATCCTTGTGCTCATGGTCGCGCTCATGGTCGCCTTGCGTGTCCCCCTTGTCTCGGTCGCCTATCTCGCTACCCTCTACGTGGCGGCCATAGGGGCGCTCGACCTCTTCTCCCTGGGTCTTGGCGCACGCTTCCCACGCCTCCACTGGGAGAATGAGGCCCAGCTCACCAAAGGCGGATCGGCGGCGCTCATCGTGTACGCGGGGCTGCTTGTGGCCGTGCTGGTCATGGCGGTCCCGGCGCTCGTCGCGGCCCTGCCCATGCTGACGGGGGGCGTCGTGGCGGTCCCCGCGGCCCAGGCCGCCGCCCTTGCGCTGCAGATCGGCGAGTGCGTCCTCGCGGCCTGGTGGGCCCTTGTTCGCTGCGCCGGGCCCCTCGGTCGCCGCGAGCCGTAG
- the ettA gene encoding energy-dependent translational throttle protein EttA codes for MAEFVYQFYKARKAVGDKLILDDVTVGVFPGAKIGVVGPNGAGKSTLLKVMAGLEDVSNGEAQLTPGYSVGILQQEPPLDEDKTVRENIEQAFGDVLAQIARFNEVSAEMALPDADFDALMEEMGALQTQIDAADGWDLDSQLSQAMDALQCPDPDAPVAQLSGGERRRVALCRLLLEAPDLLLLDEPTNHLDAESVLWLEQFLHRYPGAVMAVTHDRYFLDDVAEWICEVDRGKLYPYEGNYSTYLEKKAARLEAQGQQDARRAKKMKAELAWVRSSPKARQAKSRARLERYEQMEAEARSAKRVDFTDIQIPVGPRLGAKVLVADHLGKSFGDRVLIDGLSFILPRNGIVGVIGPNGVGKTTLFKTIAGLEGPTAGALEVGESVKLSYVDQMRSGIDDDKTLWEVVSDGNDFIRVGDAEIPSRAYVAAFGFKGSDQQKRAGVLSGGERNRLNLALTLKQGGNLLLLDEPTNDLDVETLESLEEALERFPGCSVVISHDRWFLDRVATHVLAWEGDDENPGRWHWFEGNFAAYQADRVSRLGPDAAQPHRLHRKLTRD; via the coding sequence ATGGCCGAATTCGTGTATCAGTTCTACAAGGCCCGCAAGGCCGTTGGCGACAAGCTCATCCTTGACGACGTCACCGTGGGCGTCTTCCCCGGTGCCAAGATCGGCGTCGTGGGGCCCAACGGAGCGGGCAAGTCCACGCTGCTCAAGGTCATGGCCGGCCTCGAGGACGTCTCCAACGGCGAGGCTCAGCTCACGCCCGGCTACTCGGTGGGGATCCTGCAGCAGGAGCCGCCGCTCGACGAGGACAAGACCGTCCGCGAGAACATCGAGCAGGCCTTCGGCGATGTCCTGGCCCAGATCGCGCGCTTCAACGAGGTGAGCGCCGAGATGGCTCTGCCCGACGCCGACTTCGACGCCCTCATGGAGGAGATGGGCGCCCTCCAGACCCAGATCGACGCCGCCGACGGCTGGGACCTGGACTCCCAGCTCTCCCAGGCCATGGATGCGCTGCAGTGCCCCGACCCTGATGCCCCGGTGGCCCAGCTCTCCGGTGGAGAGCGCCGTCGCGTGGCGCTGTGCCGTCTGCTGCTTGAGGCTCCCGACCTGCTGCTGCTTGACGAGCCTACCAACCACCTCGACGCCGAGTCGGTGCTATGGCTCGAGCAGTTCCTCCACCGCTATCCCGGGGCCGTCATGGCCGTCACGCACGACCGCTACTTCCTCGACGACGTGGCCGAGTGGATTTGCGAGGTCGACCGCGGAAAGCTCTACCCCTACGAGGGCAACTACTCCACCTACCTGGAGAAGAAGGCCGCTCGTCTGGAGGCTCAGGGCCAGCAGGACGCGCGCCGCGCTAAGAAGATGAAGGCCGAGCTCGCGTGGGTGCGCAGCTCGCCCAAGGCGCGTCAGGCCAAGAGCCGCGCCCGTCTGGAGCGCTACGAGCAGATGGAGGCCGAGGCCCGCAGCGCCAAGCGGGTCGACTTCACGGACATCCAGATTCCCGTGGGCCCGCGCCTGGGGGCCAAGGTCCTCGTGGCTGACCACCTGGGAAAGTCCTTCGGGGACCGCGTGCTTATCGACGGCCTCTCGTTCATCTTGCCCAGAAACGGCATCGTGGGCGTGATCGGTCCCAACGGTGTGGGCAAGACCACGCTGTTCAAGACCATCGCGGGACTCGAGGGGCCCACGGCGGGCGCGCTCGAGGTGGGCGAGTCCGTTAAGCTCTCCTACGTGGACCAGATGCGCTCCGGCATCGACGACGACAAGACCCTCTGGGAGGTCGTGAGCGACGGAAACGACTTCATTCGCGTGGGGGACGCTGAGATTCCGAGCCGCGCCTACGTGGCGGCCTTTGGCTTCAAGGGATCTGACCAGCAGAAGCGTGCCGGCGTGCTCTCTGGTGGCGAGCGCAACCGCCTAAACCTCGCGCTCACCCTCAAGCAGGGGGGCAACCTCCTGCTGCTCGACGAGCCCACCAACGACCTCGACGTGGAGACCTTGGAGAGCCTGGAGGAGGCGCTCGAGCGCTTCCCGGGCTGCTCGGTCGTGATCTCCCACGACCGGTGGTTCCTCGATCGCGTGGCCACGCACGTCCTCGCGTGGGAGGGCGACGACGAGAACCCCGGGCGCTGGCACTGGTTCGAGGGCAACTTCGCCGCCTACCAGGCCGACCGCGTCTCTCGCCTGGGCCCGGATGCCGCGCAGCCGCACCGTCTGCATCGCAAGCTCACGCGCGACTAG
- a CDS encoding DUF1846 domain-containing protein, translating to MRIGFDNDKYISLQAEKIRERIGQFGGKLYLEFGGKLFDDYHASRVLPGFAPDSKIRMLQSLREDVEVIIVINADNIENAKRRSDIGITYGEDTLRLMDAFRALEFLVGGVCITHFTGQPHAEAFQRRLESMGVLVYRHHLIDGYPSDVDGIVSDQGFGKNDYVETTRPLVVVTAPGPGSGKLATCLSQLYHENKRGMKAGYAKYETFPVWNLPLRHPVNIAYEAATADLDDRNIIDPFHLEAYGDVTVNYNRDVETFPVLKAMMEKIAGKSPYQSPTDMGVNMVGLCICDDAICQEAARNEIVRRYFAAAEELRRTGVGAATLSKIELLMSQADVTCDFSPAHQAALAKEEATGGPAAAMVLPDGELVCGKTSDLMGAAASLLINAVKHLAGIERGSYVVSDAALEPICRLKTQHLRSRNPRLHSDEILIALSLSSATSQKAAATVDALGQLAGCDAYFSVIISDADRSTYRNLGINVCCEPKYERRAYYHR from the coding sequence ATGCGCATCGGATTTGACAACGACAAGTACATCTCCTTGCAGGCGGAGAAGATCCGGGAACGCATCGGGCAGTTTGGCGGCAAGCTCTACCTCGAGTTCGGTGGCAAGCTCTTCGACGACTACCACGCCTCGCGCGTGCTCCCGGGCTTCGCACCCGACTCCAAGATTCGCATGCTCCAGAGCCTGCGCGAGGACGTCGAGGTCATTATCGTCATCAACGCCGACAACATAGAGAACGCAAAGCGTCGCTCGGACATCGGCATCACCTACGGCGAGGACACGCTGCGCCTCATGGATGCGTTTAGGGCGCTCGAGTTTCTGGTGGGCGGCGTGTGCATCACGCACTTCACGGGCCAGCCGCACGCCGAGGCGTTCCAGCGGCGCCTGGAGAGCATGGGCGTGCTCGTCTATCGCCACCACCTCATCGACGGCTACCCCTCTGACGTCGACGGCATCGTGAGCGATCAGGGCTTTGGCAAGAACGACTACGTCGAGACGACCCGTCCGCTCGTGGTGGTCACCGCGCCGGGCCCCGGATCGGGCAAGCTTGCCACATGCCTCTCGCAGCTCTACCACGAGAACAAGCGCGGGATGAAGGCCGGCTACGCCAAGTACGAGACCTTCCCCGTGTGGAACCTGCCGCTCAGGCACCCCGTGAACATCGCCTACGAGGCCGCAACGGCCGATCTCGACGACCGCAACATCATTGACCCCTTCCACCTGGAGGCCTACGGCGACGTCACCGTGAACTACAACCGTGACGTGGAGACGTTTCCCGTGCTCAAGGCCATGATGGAGAAGATCGCCGGCAAGAGCCCCTACCAGTCCCCCACGGATATGGGCGTCAACATGGTGGGCCTGTGCATCTGCGATGATGCCATCTGCCAGGAGGCGGCAAGAAACGAGATAGTTCGCCGCTACTTTGCCGCTGCCGAGGAGCTCCGGCGCACGGGCGTCGGAGCCGCCACGCTCTCCAAGATCGAGCTGCTCATGAGTCAGGCCGACGTGACCTGCGACTTCTCGCCCGCCCATCAGGCGGCGCTCGCCAAGGAGGAGGCCACGGGAGGACCAGCTGCGGCCATGGTGCTGCCCGACGGCGAGCTCGTGTGCGGCAAGACCTCGGACCTCATGGGAGCCGCGGCGTCGCTGCTGATCAACGCCGTCAAGCACCTGGCCGGCATCGAGCGCGGCTCCTACGTGGTGAGCGACGCTGCCCTCGAGCCCATCTGCCGCCTCAAGACCCAGCACCTGCGCAGCCGCAACCCGCGCCTGCACTCCGACGAGATCCTCATCGCGCTGTCCCTCTCGTCAGCCACGAGTCAGAAGGCCGCAGCCACCGTGGATGCGCTCGGTCAGCTTGCCGGATGCGACGCGTACTTCTCGGTCATCATCTCCGACGCGGACCGGAGCACCTATAGGAACCTGGGCATCAACGTCTGCTGTGAACCCAAGTACGAGCGGCGCGCCTACTACCACCGCTAG
- a CDS encoding DMT family transporter, whose product MSKATEKYLLSLVLFGSNGVIASLIDLPSPLVVLLRTVLGALALVAVLAASRSRASRRGRAQSPTPLASRAHPRQALYLAASGAALGVGWLFLFEAYRLIGVGVASLAYYCGPVIVMALSPVLFGECLTLPKVAGFAAVVCGAFLVVGKVLGAGMSGWGLFYGAMSAVMYAVMVICSKRVTDIAGLECATIQLGAAALAVVVFVAASVATESMALPLAQLTRLNAPATLFLGLVNTGVGCYLYFSSIVELPVQRVAVCGYLEPLSAVVFSALLLGEPLTPVNILGGTLILGGAAFCELAEQRQRRRIAAA is encoded by the coding sequence ATGTCCAAGGCAACCGAGAAGTACCTCCTCTCACTCGTCCTGTTTGGCTCCAACGGCGTCATCGCGAGCCTCATAGACCTGCCGAGCCCGCTGGTGGTCCTTCTGCGGACCGTCCTGGGCGCGCTGGCACTCGTGGCGGTGCTCGCCGCTTCGCGCTCGCGCGCCTCACGGCGCGGGCGCGCCCAGAGTCCGACCCCGCTTGCCTCCCGTGCGCATCCGCGCCAGGCGCTCTATCTGGCCGCCTCCGGTGCGGCCCTGGGCGTGGGCTGGCTCTTTCTCTTCGAGGCGTACCGACTCATAGGCGTCGGCGTGGCCTCGCTCGCCTACTACTGCGGACCCGTCATCGTGATGGCCCTCTCACCCGTCCTGTTCGGCGAGTGCCTCACGCTTCCCAAGGTCGCAGGCTTTGCGGCCGTGGTCTGCGGCGCGTTTCTCGTGGTGGGAAAGGTCCTGGGTGCGGGCATGTCGGGCTGGGGGCTCTTCTATGGCGCGATGTCGGCCGTCATGTACGCGGTCATGGTCATCTGCAGCAAGCGCGTCACGGACATTGCGGGCCTCGAGTGCGCGACCATCCAGCTCGGCGCGGCCGCGCTGGCCGTGGTGGTCTTCGTGGCCGCGTCGGTGGCAACGGAGTCCATGGCGCTTCCCCTCGCTCAGCTTACCCGTCTCAACGCGCCCGCCACCCTCTTCCTGGGACTCGTGAACACGGGCGTGGGCTGCTACCTCTACTTCTCTTCCATAGTCGAGCTCCCCGTCCAGCGCGTGGCCGTCTGCGGCTACCTCGAGCCGCTCTCTGCCGTGGTCTTCTCGGCCTTGCTACTTGGCGAGCCGCTCACGCCGGTCAACATCCTCGGAGGCACGCTCATCTTGGGCGGTGCGGCCTTCTGCGAACTCGCGGAACAGCGTCAGCGCCGTCGAATCGCCGCCGCATAG
- a CDS encoding Cof-type HAD-IIB family hydrolase: MTYDLIAFDMDGTLLDSRKRVLSSSIEAIGQAAHAGKDIALCSGRCPVMVALYADELPHVRYAICDSGAVLFDLSANRVLSETNIEHELIGRVVEACAGEDAMPEAFSGRDFFCQSSQLGSMGRYQMGPYEGMYAATCTPVDSIRAVVLDPDTPFQKLGLHFTTTEARRRVRARLADLPLEVIDSETTSIELQAAGVDKAAGLLALAELLGIAPEATIAVGDADNDLAMVRSAGIGVAMGNANERVRAAANASVADNDHGGCAEAIHTYLL; this comes from the coding sequence GTGACCTACGATCTCATAGCCTTTGACATGGACGGGACCCTCCTAGATTCTAGGAAGCGAGTCCTCTCCTCTTCGATCGAGGCCATCGGCCAGGCGGCGCACGCGGGAAAGGACATCGCGCTCTGCTCGGGTCGCTGCCCGGTGATGGTGGCCCTTTACGCCGACGAGCTCCCCCACGTGCGCTACGCGATTTGCGACAGCGGAGCCGTCCTCTTTGACCTCTCCGCGAACAGAGTCCTCTCCGAGACCAACATCGAGCATGAGCTCATCGGACGCGTCGTCGAGGCGTGCGCCGGCGAGGACGCCATGCCCGAGGCCTTCTCGGGGCGCGATTTCTTCTGCCAGTCATCCCAGCTCGGTTCCATGGGACGCTACCAGATGGGCCCCTACGAGGGCATGTACGCAGCCACCTGCACCCCTGTGGACAGCATCCGCGCCGTGGTGCTCGACCCGGACACGCCGTTCCAGAAGCTCGGCCTGCACTTCACGACCACCGAGGCGCGTAGAAGGGTCCGCGCGCGCCTCGCCGACCTGCCCCTCGAGGTAATCGACTCGGAGACCACGAGCATCGAGCTCCAAGCGGCCGGCGTCGACAAGGCCGCAGGGCTTCTGGCCCTGGCCGAGCTGCTCGGCATCGCGCCCGAGGCCACCATCGCCGTAGGCGACGCGGACAACGACCTCGCCATGGTACGATCCGCCGGGATTGGCGTCGCCATGGGCAACGCCAACGAGCGCGTCCGCGCGGCGGCGAACGCGAGCGTGGCCGACAACGACCACGGCGGCTGCGCCGAGGCCATCCACACCTACCTCCTCTAG